A genomic segment from Desulfurella amilsii encodes:
- the lysA gene encoding diaminopimelate decarboxylase: MFFYKNNELYVEDVKVSDIALEYKTPIYIYSKNHFENQYKKLDQKITRKHLICFALKANSNLAVINTFAKLGAGADVVSAGEIFRAKKAGIDTTKIVFSGVGKTQEEIKYAIENNILMFNVESFEELEEIENVASSLGKIAQISFRVNPNVDPKTHPYISTGLKKNKFGISYTQIIDAYKLANQMKHVRIKGIQFHIGSQLTDVSPFFEAQLKVANIMKELLSLGIKLDIIDIGGGLGVVYENEQEPDLDQYSNFINQAFKDFPDSLIVLEPGRFLVANGGIFVTKVLYRKQNEGKNFYIVDGAMNDLIRPSLYDAYHKIEPVVKKNVAKVQADIVGPVCESGDFFAKSREIDNLERNDLVSIFSSGAYGFTMASNYNSRCRPAEVLVDKDTVKVVRSRETFEDLIRGEAI; the protein is encoded by the coding sequence ATGTTTTTTTATAAAAATAATGAGCTTTATGTAGAAGATGTAAAAGTTTCAGATATTGCATTAGAGTATAAAACACCGATTTATATTTACAGCAAGAATCACTTTGAAAATCAATATAAAAAACTCGATCAAAAAATCACACGAAAGCATTTAATCTGCTTTGCACTAAAAGCAAACAGCAATTTAGCTGTTATAAATACATTTGCAAAGCTTGGCGCAGGCGCTGATGTAGTATCTGCTGGTGAGATTTTTAGAGCAAAAAAAGCTGGTATTGATACAACAAAAATTGTATTTAGCGGCGTTGGAAAAACGCAAGAAGAAATAAAATACGCAATTGAAAATAATATACTGATGTTTAATGTTGAGTCTTTTGAAGAATTAGAAGAAATCGAGAATGTAGCGTCAAGTTTGGGAAAAATTGCACAAATTTCTTTCAGGGTAAACCCCAATGTTGACCCAAAAACCCACCCTTACATATCAACGGGCTTAAAGAAAAATAAGTTTGGTATATCTTACACACAAATTATAGATGCTTACAAACTAGCAAATCAAATGAAACATGTGCGAATAAAAGGCATTCAATTTCACATTGGCAGTCAGCTAACCGATGTATCTCCATTTTTTGAAGCACAGCTAAAAGTAGCAAACATTATGAAAGAGTTACTTTCTTTGGGTATAAAATTGGATATTATAGATATAGGCGGTGGATTAGGTGTGGTGTACGAAAACGAGCAGGAACCAGATTTAGATCAGTATTCAAATTTTATCAATCAGGCGTTTAAGGATTTTCCAGATAGTCTGATCGTTTTAGAACCAGGCAGGTTTTTGGTGGCAAATGGTGGTATTTTTGTAACAAAAGTATTGTATAGAAAGCAGAACGAAGGTAAAAACTTCTATATTGTAGATGGGGCTATGAATGACCTTATAAGGCCCAGCCTATATGATGCTTATCATAAGATTGAACCTGTAGTGAAAAAAAATGTCGCTAAAGTGCAGGCAGATATTGTAGGCCCAGTTTGCGAAAGTGGCGATTTTTTTGCTAAATCAAGAGAAATCGACAATCTTGAAAGAAACGATTTGGTTAGTATATTTAGCAGTGGAGCATACGGTTTTACTATGGCAAGCAATTATAATTCACGCTGTAGGCCAGCGGAAGTTTTAGTTGACAAAGATACGGTAAAAGTGGTAAGATCAAGAGAAACATTCGAAGATTTAATTAGAGGGGAAGCTATATAA